CCGCGAGCCCCCGCGCCGTCACCAGATTGGGATGCGGCGAGATGGGCCGGTCCGGCAGGTCGGCAGCAGTGGCTTCGAGGTCGTTCTCACGGGTAAAGGCAACGGACATCTCGGGTCTCGGTCCTCGGGACGGCAAGTGGCGACCGACGGAGGGCGGCCAGGAAGAAGGTCAGATAATGCGCCCGATGCCCGAACGGAACGGGAGGCGGAAGGTTTTGCAGGCTTGGCCGCCTGAGGTTCGCCAAACAGGCTCGCGCCATTGATGACCGTATCACAGAATGATACGTTCATTCGCGGGGGAAAACATGATCCGGAGCTTCCGGGACCGCAGAGCCGAAGCGATCTTTGCGGGCCGCCATCCCGGCAAGGGATTTCCGGCCGATCTGGTCCGACCCGCTGCCCGCAAGCTGGCGATGCTCGACGCGGCAGCGGTGTTGGAGGATTTGCGAGCCCCGCCAGCGAACCGGCTGGAAGAGCTGAAGGGCGATCGGGCGGGCCAGCATTCCATTCGCGTGAACGACCAGTTCCGCATCTGCTTCGTCTGGGTGGACGGCGGCGTGGAACAGGTGGAGATCACCGATTACCACTGAGGACGAGCACCATGCCTGCCGATGAACAGAAACCCCTCGCGCCCGTGCATCCGGGCGAAATCCTGCGGGAAGAGTTCCTCCAGCCGCTCGGCCTGACCCCCTACGCACTCGGGGGGGCACTCCGTGTGCCGCGCACGCGGATCGAGCGGCTCGTGCGCGGGGAAACCTCCCTCACGGCGGACACCGCCCTGCGTCTTGCGCGCTATTTCGGCACCACGCCGGACTTCTGGCTGCGCCTTCAGACGGCGCACGATCTGCGCGTGGAGGAACGGCGGATCGCTGCCGAACTCGAACGCATCGCGCCGCGCGCCGCCTGAGCCCGCCCTCAGTTCCGCCCCTCTTCCAGAAGGCGGCGGGCGATGACCTGGGCCTGGATCTCGGCGGCACCCTCGAAGATGTTGAGGATGCGGGCGTCGCACAAAAGGCGGGAGACCTGATATTCCAGCGCGAAACCGTTCCCGCCGTGGATCTGGAGCGCGTTGTCCGCCGCCGCCCAGGCGACACGGGCGCCGAGCAGCTTCGACATGCCGGCCTCAAGGTCGGTGCGGCGGCCCTCGTCCTTCGCGCGGGCGGCGAAATAGGTGATCTGGCGGGCGATGGCGATCTCCACCGCCATCATCACGATCTTGTCCGCCACGCGCGGGAAGGCGATGAGCGGCTTGCCGAACTGGATGCGCTCCTCCGCATAGCGCAGGCCCGTCTCCATGGCCGCCTGCGCCACGCCCACCGCACGAGCCGCCGTCTGGATGCGCGCGGCCTCGAAGGTGTTCATGAGCTGCTTGAAGCCCTGCCCCTCCACCCCGCCGAGCAGCTGGCCCGCCGGCACCTCGAAGCCGTCGAAGCCGATCTCGAACTCCTTCATGCCGCGATAGCCGAGCACCTCGATCTCACCGCCGGTCATACCCTTGGCCGGGAAAGGATCTTCATCCGTACCCCGCGGCTTTTCCGCCAGCAGCATGGAGAGGCCCTTGTAGCCGGGCTCGGCCGGATTGGTGCGCACCAGCAGCGTCATCAGGTCGGCGCGCACCGGATGGGTGATCCAGGTCTTGTTGCCGGAGACCTTGTAGACGTCTCCCTCCTTAACTGCGCGAGTGCGCAGGGAGGCGAGATCGGAGCCGGTGTTCGGCTCCGTGAAGACGGCGGTGGGCAGGATTTCGCCGGAGGCGAGCTTGGGCAGATAATGCGCCTTCTGCTCATCCGTGCCGCCACCGATGATGAGCTCCGCCGCGATCTCGGAGCGGGTGCCCAGCGAGCCGACGCCGATATAGCCGCGCGACAGCTCCTCGGTGACCACGCACATGGCCTCCTTGGGCAGGCCGAGACCGCCGTATTCCTCGGGGATGGTGAGGCCGAACACGCCGAGTTCCGCGAGACGGCCGATCACCTCCAGCGGGATATAGGCGTTCTTGAGGTGCCATTCGTGGGCGTGCGGCACCACCTCCGCCTCGACGAAGCGGCGGATTTCCGAGCGCATGGCCTCCAGCGTCTCGTCAAGGCCGGCATCGCCCACCGTGAAGGCGCCATGGGCGTTGCGGATGATCGCGGCGAGCGCGGCACGCGCCTCCGCCGTGTTGCCGTGCTGGGCGAGCGCACCCACCGCCGCATTATGGCGCAGCGCCGACACGGCATCCTCGGAGAGATAGAGATCGACCAGGCGCACCGTCTCGCCTTGGCTCATGGCGATGCCGCCGAGGATCTGGGCGATGTATTCGCCGGCCCCGATCTGGACGATCAGCCGTTCCGCCTCACCGAACTTGCCGGACGCGCCGAGACGGTCGGCATAGTGCAGCAGTTCGCGCACGCCGAAGACGTAGGTGGCGAGCCAGGCAAGGCCGTGCACCGCGCGCTGCTCGCTCTCCAGCAGCTCGGCGGAGAGTTTTCCGCCCGAGGAGACCTTCTCCCGCACCGCCTGGGTCGCATCGGTGAGCGCACGTTCGAGAGCCGGCAGAGCGCTGCGCACCAGATCGACCACGTCGGCCCCGCTTTCGGAGGCAGAACGGAGGGCAAGGCGGCTTGGCATGTGACGGGTCTCCCTGAATGTTGTGCGTTGCGGTATTTTCTCCATCCTCGCGCCAGCGCCGCCGCAGCGCAACGGGAGATTGCGCCGCTCAAGCCGTTGCACGGCACACCTTCAGGCGACAGCGCGCTCGGCCTGATCGGCCCGATAGGCGGCAAGCTGGACCCGCAGTTCCATCAGGTTTTCCTGCACGTGCACACAGCCGGCGACGGCGGTGTAGAGCCGCGTGAGGCTGGCACCGTCGCCTTTCAGGAGGCCGGACGTTCCGGCACGGTCCATCTCGGCCTGCAGGGCTGCGACGGCTGCCGACATGGCTTCGGCGCTGTCGCTGGCGCTGCCGAGGCCCACGGGATTGCCGCTGCGCAGGCTTTCCGCAATGACGCGGCATTCGGTCGCGAGGGCGCCGAGCGCCGCCTGGAGCGTGGCGCGCACGGGCGTCACCAGCTCGGTGGGGAGCGGGGCATCGGCCACGCGCAGCAGGATGATGACCGAGTGCCAGAGCCGCCGGCAGGTGCGCACGATCGGGGCCGCGTCCGGCGGGCCCGCCAGCCAGCCGGCCCGCTCGCGCCGGGCTTCCCCCACCCGCAGGTCCGCCGCCCGCAGGCTCACCCGCGCGCCGGCATTCAGACGGTCGATCTCGGCCGGATCGAGCGTGCCGTCGAGCAGGCCCGCCCGGCCCTCCTCCAGCAGCGCGGCGCAGGCATCGATGGCGTCCGCCGCATTGGGAAAGAGCAGGAACAGCGCCCGCGCGGGGAAGACGAACAGCGCGCAGGCCACGCCCACGGCGCCGCCCAGCGCAATCTCGAACACCCGCTGGAGACCGGAGATCAGCGGCTGGGCATGGGTGGGATCGGACAGCATCACCACAACCACCGTCACCGGCGCCAGCTTGAAGCTCGGCCGGTAGGCGGCGAGCAGCGCCGTCGCCAGCGTGCCGATGGTGAGGAGAAGGACGGTCAGGTCCTGCGAGGGGCCGGCGATCATGGCGAGGCCGACGCCGATGATGCCGCCGGCAATGGTGCCGAGGCCCCGGTCGGTCGCCACCGCCACGCTCGCGCCGAGGGAGGATTGCACCACCAGAATGGCCGAGAGCACCGCCCAGTAGCCCTTCGGCAGATCGAGCCACCAGGCGATGCCATAGGCCAGCAGCGCCGCCACCGTGGCCCGGACCGCAAGGCGGATATGGGCGAGATCGATGCGCGGAAGGCGGGCGAGAAGCCGCCCCAGCATGCTCTGGGAACCGGGAGGCGCGGGCGGCGGAGGCTCAGACGGCATGGGCGGATCGCACACAGGAGTGAACCGGGGCGGCCCCGGACGGGTTGTTCCCCGTGACGGGCAGGGTGAGGCCGGGGCGCTCTTGGCTTATGATGCGCCGCAAGCGATGTCACGCGGAACAGGAAAACATGCTGCGACGGACCTATCGGGTGGTGATGGACGCGGTGTGGACCTTCCTCGCGGATGACGGCTGGGCCATCGCCAGCCACATCGCGCTGTCCATCCTCATGTCGCTCTTTCCCTTCCTCATCTTCCTCACCGCGCTCGCCGGCTTCCTCGATCTGCGGCCGCTCGCCAATGAAGCGATCCAGCTCATCCTGGAGACATGGCCGGACGCGGTGGCAGAACCCATCGCGCGCGAGATCCACAATGTGGTCAATCAGGTCCGCGCGGACGTGCTGACGGTCGGCGTGGCGCTCGCCATCTACTTCTCCTCGAACGGCATCGAGAGCCTGCGCATCGGCCTCAACCGGGCCTATGGCATGAAGGAGCACCGGGCCTGGTACCGGCTGCGGGTGAGTTCGGTGCTGTTCGTGCTGGTGGGGGCGGCGGGCATGCTGGCCCTGTCCTTTCTCGTCATCCTCGGACCGCTGATCTGGCAGACCATGGTGAACAACGTGCCGGCCCTGAAGCCGATCAGCGGCGTCGTGACCTTCGCCCGCTTCGCCAGCACCGCGCTCATCCTCATCATCGCGCTGCTGATGGCCCACCTCTGGCTGCCCGCCGGGCGGCGGCGGCTGCTGGACGTGCTGCCCGGCATCGGCGTCACGCTCACGCTGTGGCTGGTGGCGGCCACCGTGTTCGGCATCTATCTCGGGGAGTTCTCCAGTAATTACGTCACGACTTACGCGGGCCTCGCCTCGGTGATGATCGCCCTCGTCTTCCTCTATCTCACGGCCACGGCCTTCATCTTCGGCGGCGAGCTCAATGCCGCCATCCTGCGCGACCGGCGGGCCCGGCTCATCGCGCTCAAGGGCACGCTGGCGCAGGATGCCCAGCCGAGCGGTGCGCATTCGTGATGATCGACGCCCCGGTCCCGAAGCCGGACGGCCGCCAGTCGCAGACGGCCGCCGCCATCCAGCGCGGCGTGCTGCGCTTCCTCGCCGCGCACGGGCAGGCCGGGCTGCCGGAAGTCTCGCTCGCCTCCGGGCGCCGGGCGGATGTGCTGGCGCTCGATGCCAAGGGCGCGCTCTCCATCATCGAGATCAAGTCGTCGGTGACCGACTTCCGCACCGATGCGAAGTGGCCCGAATACCGGCCCTTCTGCGACCGCCTGCTGTTTGCGGTGGGGGTGGACTTCCCGCTCGAACTCCTGCCGGACGACGTGGGCATTCTCGTCGCCGACGCCTTCGGAGCAGAACTGATCCGTGCGGCTCCGGAGCATCCGCTCGCCGCCGCCACCCGCAAGGCGCTGACCCTGCGCTTTGCCCGGGCCGCCGCCGGACGATTGGCCGGTCTCTATGATCCGGACCTGCGACCCGCGCAGGAGTGGTAGCGCGAAAACAAGCGCTTGCGCTGCATCAAGGTACAACCGGGCGGGCAGGCGCATGAAGACTGCATGACCGCCCTTCGCCGCGCCCCAGCGCCCCGCCCGCTTTCGCTGCAGGATCTCGTGGCCCGCTACGGCCGCCCCGTGCCGCGCTACACCAGCTATCCCACGGCGCCGCATTTCACGCCCGAGGTCGATGGCGGCGTCTATGAGCGCTGGCTGGGCGAACTCGATCCGGCGAGCCGCGGCTCGATCTATCTGCACGTGCCCTTCTGCGCCGAGCTGTGCCTCTATTGCGGCTGCACCACCTCCGTCGCCCGCCGCTATACGCCGGTCGCCGCTTATGCGGAGCGGCTGCGGGGCGAGATCGCGCGGGTGGCCGAGCGCATTCCCGGCCGGCTCGCCGTCACGCACCTGCACTGGGGCGGCGGCACACCCACGCTGCTCGCCGGCGGCGACATGATCGCCCTCATGGAGAGCGTGCGCCGGCACTTCGACGTGAAACCCCATGCGGAACTCGCCATCGAGGTGGATCCGCGCGTGCTGAGCACCGACATGGTGGAGGCGCTGGCCGCCAGCGGCATCACGCGGGCGAGCCTCGGCGTGCAGGATTTCGATCCCGCCGTGCAGGCCGCCATAGGCCGCATGCAGTCGTTCGAGGAAACCGCCCGCGCCGCCGACGCGCTGCGCCGGGCCGGCATCGGCTCGCTCAATCTCGACCTCATCTACGGCCTGCCGCACCAGACCTTGGAGTCCGTGCTGCGCACCGTGCGCACGGCCCTCAGCCTCGATCCCGACCGTATCGCGGTGTTCGGCTATGCCCATGTGCCGTGGATGAAGAAGCACCAGGCGCTGATCCCGGACCAGAGCCTGCCCGGCCCCGACGCCCGGCTCGCCCAGGCGGAGGCCATCGCCGACCTGCTGACCGCGGAAGGCTATGTGGCCATCGGCCTCGACCATTTCGCCAAGCCCACCGATGCCATGGCGCGGCAGGCGGCCGACGGCACGCTGAAGCGCAACTTCCAGGGCTATACGACCGATGACGCACCGGTGCTGCTCGGCTTCGGCGCCTCGGCCATCGGCATGCTCCCGCAGGGCTATGTGCAGAACATCGCGCAGACGCCCGGCTGGCACGCCGCGCTTGAGGAGGGCGGGCTGCCCATCGCCCGCGGCATCGCCCTGACGCCGGAGGACCGGCTGCGGCGGGATGTGATCGAGCGGCTGATGTGCGACAGCGCCGTGGATCTTGCGGCGGTTCTGCGCGCGCACGGCTTCGCCGTCGATTTCTTCGCGCCGGAACTCGCCCGTCTCGCGGACTTCGAGGCCGATGGCCTGATGGAGCGGACCGGCACCCGCCTCGCCATCCCGGCGGAGATGCGTGCCTTCACCCGCACGGTGGCTGCTGTCTTCGACGCGAAGCTCCCCGCACAAGAAAACGCCGCCGGGCCCAAGAGGCACTCGGCGGCGGTCTGAGGTGGGGAGGAAATGAAACCGGAAACGCGGACCGAAGTTATGGGGAAAAACGTCGCCTCAGGAGTCGAGGCGACGGAGTGCAGAGCGGTCGCGGAGCAGGACGCGGCGGGAGGACGGCAGCGAGATCGTGCCCTGTTCCTCGAGATAGGTGAGCGTGCGCGACACGGTCTCGATGGTCAGGCCGAGGAAGTCCGCAATGTCCTGGCGGGACATGGCGAGCGTGACTTCGGTGACGTGCGAGGCATTGGTGGTGCCGGAGCGGCGGGCGAGATCGAGCAGGAAGGAGCCGACACGCTCCTGCGCCGTCTTGCGGCCGAGCAGGAGGAGATGCTCCTGGGCGCGCTGGAGTTCGGCAAAGCTCAGCGCCCAGAGCGCACAAGCCAGTTCCGGATCGCTGCCGGCGCGGGCGAAGAGGACGGAGCGCTTCACGCGCACCAGACGGCACTCGCTCACCGCCTCGGCGGAGAAGCGGTAACGCTCGCCGGTCTCCCAGCCGAAGGCATCGCCCGGAAGGCAGAAGGCCTCGATCTGGCGGCGGCCGTCGCCCATCAGCTTGCAGATGCGCACGACGCCGGAGACGACGACATAGACGTTCTCGGCAACCTGATCGTCGCCGAAAATCTCGCTGTTGCGGGCGAACACCGCCGGAGTGCCGAGAGCCGCAACGACTTGCGCCGGACGGGCGCTTTCATCGGCGGCTACGCCACGGGCCATCTCGCTCCACCGGTTGGAGGGCATGGGATGTGCATAGGCCTGAGCAGGCACGGGAGCGATATGGGCGATGACGCTGGCGGCGATCGACATCGGTCTCATCTCCGAATTTCGTTGATGAAGGGATAGCCCGTTGACCGCCCTGCAAAAATTCGGATTCACTCCTTAGGGCCCAGCCCTTAAGTAGTATTGCGTAGGTGATTTTACGGAGCCTAGGCTGCCGATCAGCCGGTCAACAGCCGTTTCACACCCCGCCCAATTCGACGAGACGAGCCCCCAGATGACCGACACGCCAACGCAGGCGCTGCCTCCGAAAGCTCCCCAGGCGGGGCCGACGGTTCCGGGCACCGTGCGCCGTGCCGTACCCGGCAGCGCCGCCGCCGCGCTGGTGATTGCCGCGAGCCATTTTGCAGCCTTGTCCGCGTTCGACCCCCGCATCCTGCTGGTGCTGCTGGTCATCGTTGTGCTGGCCAGCAGCGGCGGTCTCTTCGCCGGGCTGGCGGCGACGGCGGTGTCCGCCCTCGGCCTCGCGCTGCGCGGCCTGCTCTCGGGCGATACCGTCGTGGCGGACTGGCAGAGCCTCGGCCTTCTCACCATCGCTGGCGCGGGCATTGCCGTCCTCGGGGAGCGCCTGCGGCGAACCCGGCTCGATGCGGTGGCGCGCGATCGCGCGCTGCTCGCCCGCGAGGCGCATCTCTCCTCGATCCTCGACACGGTGCCGGATGCGATGATCGTCATCGACGAGCGCGGCATCATGCAGTCCTTCTCCATCACCGCGGAGCGACTGTTCGGCTATTCGCCCTCCGAGGTGATCGGCCGCAACGTCTCCATGCTGATGCCCAATCCGCACCGCGACCAGCACGACCTCTATCTCTCGCGCTATCTCACCACCGGCGAGCGCCGCATCATCGGCATCGGCCGCGTGGTGACGGGGGAGCGCAAGGACGGCGCCACCTTCCCCATGGAGCTGGCGGTGGGCGAGATGCACTCGGTCTCCGGCCGCTTCTTCACCGGCTTCATCCGCGACCTCACCGAGCGCCAGAACACCGAGGCGCGCCTCCAGGAACTCCAGGCCGAGCTCGTCCACATCTCCCGCCTCACGGCGCTGGGCGAGATGGCCTCGACGCTGGCCCATGAACTGAACCAGCCGCTGTCGGCCATCGCCAATTACATCAAGGGCTCGCGGCGCCTCCTCGATGACGGCGACCCCAAGCGCATCCCCATGTTGCAGGGGGCACTGGACAAGGCGGCGGAACAGGCGTTGCGTGCGGGCCAGATCATCCGCCGGCTCCGGGACTTCGTGTCACGCGGGGAGACGGAACGGCGGGTGGAGAGCCTGTCGAAGCTCATCGAGGAGGCGAGCGCCCTCGCCCTCGTGGGCGCGAAGGAGCACGGGATCCAGGTGCGGTATCAGATCGATACCTCCTGCGACCTCGTGCTTGCCGACAAGGTGCAGGTGCAACAGGTATTGCTCAATCTGATGCGCAACGCCCTCGAAGCCATGATGGACGCCTCCCGCCGGCAGCTCCTCGTGCAGACCACCCCGGCGGAGGACGACATGGTGACGGTGTCGGTCTGCGACACCGGCCATGGCATATCGGACGAGATGCGGGCACAACTGTTCACACCGTTTGTCACCACGAAGGCACAAGGCATGGGCGTCGGCCTGTCCATCTCGCGCACCATCATCGAAGCCCATGGCGGGCGCATCTGGGCGGAACCGAATGCCGGCGGCGGGACCATCTTCCGCTTCACGCTGCGCACCGTCGACGAGGAGGCCATGAACGATGCCTGAGTCGCTGCCGGTCCACGTGATCGACGATGACGACGCCGTCCGCGAGTCGCTCGCCTTTCTGCTGGAAAGCTCCGGCCTCGCCGTCACCCAGCACACCTCCGCTGCCGCCTTCCTCGACGCCGGCGTGCCGCTCGACCGCGGCTGCATCGTCACCGACGTACGCATGCCCGGCATCAGCGGCCTCGAACTGCTGAAGGAGCTGAACGCCCGCGGCGCCCATATGGCGGTTATCGTCATGACCGGCCATGGCGACGTGCCGCTCGCGGTCGAAGCGATGAAGCTCGGCGCCGCCGACTTCCTGGAAAAGCCGTTCGACGATGCCGCCATCATTGCCGCCGTGCGCGCGAGCCTCGGCCGCTCCGCCGAGCAGGGGCGGCAGGAGGATGCGCGCAGCGAGGTGGGCAAGCGCATCGCCGGCCTCTCCCAGCGCGAGCGTCAGGTTCTGGAGTGCCTCGTCAACGGCCTCGCCAACAAGACCATCGCCTACGACCTCGGCATCAGCCCGCGCACGGTGGAGGTCTATCGCGCCAACGTGATGACGAAGATGAAGGCCGCGAGCCTGCCGGAACTCGTGCGGATGGCACTTCTGGCCGGCGTTGCCCCCGCGGATGACGCAACGCCAACTTGACCGCATTGCCTGCACTTGATCTATCTCAAGGCTGTCGTGCCCTTCCGCCGCGATGGTGAAGGGGTCCGGGCTTCCACTCAAGGAGGAGGCTCGCGCGAGGCCCACATGCTCTTGATTGGCGAAGACAAGGCCGCCGACGCCCCCGCCTCCCCGGTGGTGGTCGTGGTGGATGACGACCCTGCTGTCCGCGGGTCGTTGAAGTTCGCCCTTGAGCTGGAAGGGTTCGACGTCCGCATCTTCGCCACCGCCGCCGAGATGCTGGATCAGGATATCGAAACCCTGCCGGGCAGCGGCTGCCTCATCGTCGATTACAACCTGCCCGGCCTCAACGGCCTCGACCTGCTGCGCGAACTGAAGCAGCGGCAGGTGACCTGGCCGGCCATCCTCATCACCACCCATCCCACCGAGCAGGTGCGCCGCCGCGCCACCTCCGCCGGCGTTGCCATCGTGGAGAAGCCCCTCTTCTCCAA
The Azorhizobium caulinodans ORS 571 genome window above contains:
- a CDS encoding HigA family addiction module antitoxin; its protein translation is MPADEQKPLAPVHPGEILREEFLQPLGLTPYALGGALRVPRTRIERLVRGETSLTADTALRLARYFGTTPDFWLRLQTAHDLRVEERRIAAELERIAPRAA
- a CDS encoding FUSC family protein; protein product: MLGRLLARLPRIDLAHIRLAVRATVAALLAYGIAWWLDLPKGYWAVLSAILVVQSSLGASVAVATDRGLGTIAGGIIGVGLAMIAGPSQDLTVLLLTIGTLATALLAAYRPSFKLAPVTVVVVMLSDPTHAQPLISGLQRVFEIALGGAVGVACALFVFPARALFLLFPNAADAIDACAALLEEGRAGLLDGTLDPAEIDRLNAGARVSLRAADLRVGEARRERAGWLAGPPDAAPIVRTCRRLWHSVIILLRVADAPLPTELVTPVRATLQAALGALATECRVIAESLRSGNPVGLGSASDSAEAMSAAVAALQAEMDRAGTSGLLKGDGASLTRLYTAVAGCVHVQENLMELRVQLAAYRADQAERAVA
- a CDS encoding type II toxin-antitoxin system RelE/ParE family toxin, with the translated sequence MIRSFRDRRAEAIFAGRHPGKGFPADLVRPAARKLAMLDAAAVLEDLRAPPANRLEELKGDRAGQHSIRVNDQFRICFVWVDGGVEQVEITDYH
- a CDS encoding MmcB family DNA repair protein; translated protein: MIDAPVPKPDGRQSQTAAAIQRGVLRFLAAHGQAGLPEVSLASGRRADVLALDAKGALSIIEIKSSVTDFRTDAKWPEYRPFCDRLLFAVGVDFPLELLPDDVGILVADAFGAELIRAAPEHPLAAATRKALTLRFARAAAGRLAGLYDPDLRPAQEW
- the hemN gene encoding oxygen-independent coproporphyrinogen III oxidase; amino-acid sequence: MTALRRAPAPRPLSLQDLVARYGRPVPRYTSYPTAPHFTPEVDGGVYERWLGELDPASRGSIYLHVPFCAELCLYCGCTTSVARRYTPVAAYAERLRGEIARVAERIPGRLAVTHLHWGGGTPTLLAGGDMIALMESVRRHFDVKPHAELAIEVDPRVLSTDMVEALAASGITRASLGVQDFDPAVQAAIGRMQSFEETARAADALRRAGIGSLNLDLIYGLPHQTLESVLRTVRTALSLDPDRIAVFGYAHVPWMKKHQALIPDQSLPGPDARLAQAEAIADLLTAEGYVAIGLDHFAKPTDAMARQAADGTLKRNFQGYTTDDAPVLLGFGASAIGMLPQGYVQNIAQTPGWHAALEEGGLPIARGIALTPEDRLRRDVIERLMCDSAVDLAAVLRAHGFAVDFFAPELARLADFEADGLMERTGTRLAIPAEMRAFTRTVAAVFDAKLPAQENAAGPKRHSAAV
- a CDS encoding YihY/virulence factor BrkB family protein, whose translation is MLRRTYRVVMDAVWTFLADDGWAIASHIALSILMSLFPFLIFLTALAGFLDLRPLANEAIQLILETWPDAVAEPIAREIHNVVNQVRADVLTVGVALAIYFSSNGIESLRIGLNRAYGMKEHRAWYRLRVSSVLFVLVGAAGMLALSFLVILGPLIWQTMVNNVPALKPISGVVTFARFASTALILIIALLMAHLWLPAGRRRLLDVLPGIGVTLTLWLVAATVFGIYLGEFSSNYVTTYAGLASVMIALVFLYLTATAFIFGGELNAAILRDRRARLIALKGTLAQDAQPSGAHS
- the fixL gene encoding two-component system sensor histidine kinase FixL; translated protein: MTDTPTQALPPKAPQAGPTVPGTVRRAVPGSAAAALVIAASHFAALSAFDPRILLVLLVIVVLASSGGLFAGLAATAVSALGLALRGLLSGDTVVADWQSLGLLTIAGAGIAVLGERLRRTRLDAVARDRALLAREAHLSSILDTVPDAMIVIDERGIMQSFSITAERLFGYSPSEVIGRNVSMLMPNPHRDQHDLYLSRYLTTGERRIIGIGRVVTGERKDGATFPMELAVGEMHSVSGRFFTGFIRDLTERQNTEARLQELQAELVHISRLTALGEMASTLAHELNQPLSAIANYIKGSRRLLDDGDPKRIPMLQGALDKAAEQALRAGQIIRRLRDFVSRGETERRVESLSKLIEEASALALVGAKEHGIQVRYQIDTSCDLVLADKVQVQQVLLNLMRNALEAMMDASRRQLLVQTTPAEDDMVTVSVCDTGHGISDEMRAQLFTPFVTTKAQGMGVGLSISRTIIEAHGGRIWAEPNAGGGTIFRFTLRTVDEEAMNDA
- a CDS encoding response regulator, which produces MLLIGEDKAADAPASPVVVVVDDDPAVRGSLKFALELEGFDVRIFATAAEMLDQDIETLPGSGCLIVDYNLPGLNGLDLLRELKQRQVTWPAILITTHPTEQVRRRATSAGVAIVEKPLFSNALSDAVRETFRRPFPHQ
- a CDS encoding acyl-CoA dehydrogenase family protein, which gives rise to MPSRLALRSASESGADVVDLVRSALPALERALTDATQAVREKVSSGGKLSAELLESEQRAVHGLAWLATYVFGVRELLHYADRLGASGKFGEAERLIVQIGAGEYIAQILGGIAMSQGETVRLVDLYLSEDAVSALRHNAAVGALAQHGNTAEARAALAAIIRNAHGAFTVGDAGLDETLEAMRSEIRRFVEAEVVPHAHEWHLKNAYIPLEVIGRLAELGVFGLTIPEEYGGLGLPKEAMCVVTEELSRGYIGVGSLGTRSEIAAELIIGGGTDEQKAHYLPKLASGEILPTAVFTEPNTGSDLASLRTRAVKEGDVYKVSGNKTWITHPVRADLMTLLVRTNPAEPGYKGLSMLLAEKPRGTDEDPFPAKGMTGGEIEVLGYRGMKEFEIGFDGFEVPAGQLLGGVEGQGFKQLMNTFEAARIQTAARAVGVAQAAMETGLRYAEERIQFGKPLIAFPRVADKIVMMAVEIAIARQITYFAARAKDEGRRTDLEAGMSKLLGARVAWAAADNALQIHGGNGFALEYQVSRLLCDARILNIFEGAAEIQAQVIARRLLEEGRN
- the fixJ gene encoding response regulator FixJ produces the protein MPESLPVHVIDDDDAVRESLAFLLESSGLAVTQHTSAAAFLDAGVPLDRGCIVTDVRMPGISGLELLKELNARGAHMAVIVMTGHGDVPLAVEAMKLGAADFLEKPFDDAAIIAAVRASLGRSAEQGRQEDARSEVGKRIAGLSQRERQVLECLVNGLANKTIAYDLGISPRTVEVYRANVMTKMKAASLPELVRMALLAGVAPADDATPT
- a CDS encoding helix-turn-helix domain-containing protein; this translates as MSIAASVIAHIAPVPAQAYAHPMPSNRWSEMARGVAADESARPAQVVAALGTPAVFARNSEIFGDDQVAENVYVVVSGVVRICKLMGDGRRQIEAFCLPGDAFGWETGERYRFSAEAVSECRLVRVKRSVLFARAGSDPELACALWALSFAELQRAQEHLLLLGRKTAQERVGSFLLDLARRSGTTNASHVTEVTLAMSRQDIADFLGLTIETVSRTLTYLEEQGTISLPSSRRVLLRDRSALRRLDS